Part of the Primulina huaijiensis isolate GDHJ02 chromosome 15, ASM1229523v2, whole genome shotgun sequence genome is shown below.
TCTGGGAACTAAGGCAGAAGGTGAGGCACCAACATTTTTAAAGGATTCAAATAAATGTGCATGTTCCTGTACATTTGATATGGACTATTCTTATCGATGATTGTATAAAACAAcaggtaaatttaatttaaattaaatatagaaaaaaaataagtttgatTTCCAGTAAATTTAGCACTAAAGAGCCAACTCCATTGTcaaatcaaaattcaataaaactaaACTAAAAATAGAGTTATAAAGCATCATGTAAAGAATTTGAAACTCAAAATTTGTGGCAATATGCCGActgtaaatataaaaaataacacaTTCTTTCACAAGAATATAAACCAGAGGTGAAAGACAATCCCATGTACCCTAGTGGAATCCACATGTGGGTGTGGCTAGCAAGGAAAAGCAAGAATGAAGGGAAGAAGGGAAGAAAATAGGAAAGAAAAAACAATAGAGAAGGAAAAGGATGAGATGGGAGAAGAAATAACATGGGTATTGCAGCATAGACCACTAGAACCTGAAATGGATCTTGAGAAGATGAGTGACAGGAGATTCACTATCACAACCACAATTTTCCCTCTAAAAAAATTGTATGCTACCATCATAGGAGGCACTCCTTTCTAGAGGCCCTCACATTTCAAAAAGAAACCTAAGGTGCAGCCAATTTATCACCCATGTGAAGAGGAGTATCATGCCTGATCAAAGGCACAAATGCGACACATTTTTTGTGCATTTGACAAGTGTGTAGACTATCACCTACTACATTGATCAAACAATTAGCATAAACCTGTGGTTGCCCTAGCCAAGATAGTACCTGCAAGCCATGGTGAGTGTACATCATTGAGGTTACACCATCGAATCTGAAACCATCGAACTTGTACTCATCCAACCACCATCTTGCATTGGAAAGAAGAAACCTCAGGACCTACCAGCAAAAGAATAGGAATAGTTGATACAACAAAAAGGACAAactgaaaatggaaaataaaatCTATTCTGGATGTCAAGAAACTACTTACTTCCCAGTGTCCATAATTAAAAAGTCGAGAGTCCCACATCCAATGGTAACCCCTTGCTCCAGAGTGGAAATAACAGGTATCAGTACCATCAAACATGTTTAGTCCATCCAAAGTGTTATTTGATGCATGGCTGCATAATAGGATATTTGAAGGTAACCTGTTATTTAATTGATATCAAAGTGTGATTTCTACCTACATTACAAATTTACACTAAGGTTAGGTAAATAGCAATGTCGATAGCCATACCAGGGGGGAAATAATAGAGCTTGCATTTTTATAGTAATTAAAAAGTAACAATAGTTGTAAAACTAGCATAAAAACTATTAATGCAAACAAACGTCCATCAACCATCACACAGCTTCATTCATAATCCAAGCTGACCTGCACACTGCTCGATCTAGATAaatcaacccatttccaaattAATTATACTCACTCGGTCACTCtcttttaaatgttaaattattcgaggacgaactcatatctaTTTCGAACCTGTCAAGATGTAATAAAACCAAGAGACATAATTTTTCAGCTACAATAGAGAACAATAACCTTGTTGGCACATGGGAGACAATGAGATTATGCTAGATCTCAAGGCaattttacataaaatattaaaatgatgCTTAGGCTGCATATCATCTGCTATCTTGCTTACATGGTTTTTTTACCAATTAATAAACTTCGGCAATAGCTTACATGCTCCCTGTCCAGATGTACACCATTGTAAATCTGTTCTTACTTACAATATTTGGCCATTATCTCAAATGAATAAGTACTTGATACCTTGGTATCTTCTGGTAGCAGTACGCGGTGCAATGCCGTGTTCATAAATAAGCTATTCAAGATCCAAAAATAACACTCAAATTATTCCATATATCTGATATCAGAATGCAATCTCAGATAAAATTAATGGCGATCATTCTCCAGTACCAACTGAACTGACAAAAAAATTGTCACTTCTTAATTGATTTATAAGTCACAAGATAGCCATATCCATAGTGGATATGCCCTTAAGCTACATAATTCTTCTCAATCACCATATTTTGTTTAACTAGAAGACTTCAGAtcaaaaggaaagaaaaaaatcaGAGAATGATGAAAAGGAGAAAAAAGGATAGtaagaaataattataatatgacTATTGCAAGTAACCTAAAAAAGTAGCATGGTTCAGATACACATTAGCATGCACACAAAAGTAAGAGATATCTGGACTGCTAAAATTTATAACCATATCCAATGAATTTTTCATGAAATGAGTTCCACGTTAAACAGAACTCTCAGACAAACAAAACACTACAAGTTTTGAATGCATACCAACAGAGGACACATAAGTAAATTTTGCACTAAAAATTGAACAGTACCTGTGAACAATGTCCATGAGAACTACGAGACCTAACTCATGAGCTTTATCTATTAATGATTTGAGATCCTCCGGAGTGCCAAAACGGCTGCTTGGTGCAAAGAAATTTGTGACGTGGTAACTGATGCAAATCGATTAAAACATCATTTTTTCAAAAGCATAAAAGAGAGGAAAAAAGGAATTGTGAACTAGAAAGGAAGGTACAAAACTTTTCAGGTACAAAACCGTTTTGTTTCAATGCATTAGCTTTAGAGTATAATAACAAAGGCAAAATGGATTACCCAAAGCTGGCATAATATGAGTGCTCTTGAATTGCCATTATCTGAACAGCATTATAACCAAGCCTTTTGATTCGAGGAAGCACTTCATCTCTAAAGTTGGCATAGGTGTTGATAACAGGCTCCTGCATTAAAGGTCAAGAGTATAATGAGACTTATCTGAAGTCAATGATTAGTCAACTGCTAAAAATTTGACCAACAACACAGAAATAAAGTAGAATTGCTGAGAAAAGGTCTGCCCATCATTGAGAGCTTTAGATTGTTTCAGCAGTTACTTTTGTGGACAATGTGAAATGAAGAGATCCATAAATTAACATTCCACAATTTTTAGATGTCAAAGACCATGATGTCCAGCCTAAAAATTAGATTGGTTTAGAAATAAAATGTGAACCTTTACACTACTTGTAGCTTTTCTTAGTCAGAGTCATGCAGATTTTTTCCCATTGCTAATTTAGAATCAATGATATCTTTTGCCGCATGTATATCCACTCACCGATTGGTCATTCCATTAAGACGGAAGGCTAACAATTGGCCAACAGCAAAAAGAAAGAATCTTAGCTCCTTGAATACGGTTAACTAGATGGAGAGTCACTTCACCAACACAAACACATTATGTTTGAGTTAATAATATTTGTTGATTTCCCGTGCTGACAGGTAATGATCACACAATGGTAGGAACAGTATATCCCATAATAACTCTTCATTCTGTAATCCCAGAAAAAAATTGATAAGAGTAAATCTGAGAAtattttcagttattattaTGGATGTATTTAGAAATGTTTGGAATGtgtttttatgatgtgagaGAGGGTAGAAATGAaccgaaaataaaaaaaacattgaaaaGATGTTAGGCACGACTGATGAGACGCCTGCTTCACCATCCCATCCATCCGACCATGAATTATGAAGTCTAGCTATGGCTTGAACAGACAAAGCTCCCCAAACAGCTTCTTGTCTGTCTCATCCGACCAGGAGTTTGCATGAATGTCGCGCGTCTGTTTGTCATAGAAATCTGAAACTTTGGGGCCACGTGCTAGGTGATATAGAAGCATGAGTGAGGTGTTTCTTCATCATTTTAGAATTAAATTTACACAAAGGAAATTCGAATATTAAGGTTTGTGCGATATTGATAGAACCTACACGGTCCAAGATAGCTGTAGCTGTATTGATTAGTTTCCAGATAACAAGTCAGAGGAGGAAGGTCCTCGGCGGTAGAACGGGAGATGTGGAGTCGAGTTTGAATTTAAGACATTGAACTTGGAAGTTATAGCAGTTACAATATATCTATGATGACCATTAATATCGATGTCATGTGTATTTTGATTTGGCCAGCCCATGGACCTAAAATGGCCTGAACATGTGTTTTCTTGCTTTAGCATAATGTGTTTGATAACATGAACAAAATTTTGGGAATATGCATTACTGTGTcaggatatgtatatgttgaaTAAATATATGAGCTCTGTTCTGTTAAGGTGTCTGATTTATGGAAAAATCATGACAAAATTTGTGTAAAACATTAAATCGTGATTGCCACATCATAGAGGAAACTGAAGTACGTTATCAGATGAGTTCTACATTATATAATATCATCACCTTAAATTAGTTTAAACTCCTAGGTAGGTTCCACATCAGAGTCAGACAATGATATGGTCATGAAACGATTTGTGGATGCATTCTATacaatttttgttcttatttGATGCCCCTCACCTTTAAAGAAGCTATCTAACACTGCCCCCGCACAGTATTCTTaatgtgttatatttaattcctatatataaacaaaacacTTTTTACCATCAACTCCATCCAAAAAATTTCTGATAAAATATGTGCATTCATCATGTTCTAAGAGCATTATCCTTGGGAGAATGaatttaatcataattaaaataacaaaatttaatgttatcaaaagaaaaaaaataataacaaaatttaactTATCTTTAGGGAGAGGAGATGCACACCTTACTGCTCATCCCAATATGAGACTCATATATTCTGAGGGATTTGGGCTTCTTCGGTCGAGGATGAGTGAAAATAAACTTTTCCTGCAAAGTCATCAAGATGAACATCATTAGCCTGAGGAGAGCAGAAAATCATTAATAGCTAGGTAAACCACTAGTGGGACTTGATAGGACCAAGAAAAAAATGACTTTAAAAGAGGaatagtttattttttaaaacaagagGGAATAGTTTTTCTGTAACccataaaattgaaatttcacAAGTGATGATCAGCTAGTACTGCTATATAGCATAAGCCCATTGCAGAAAGGAAGAATAGGAAGCTTCCAATATATAACATGAAATGTATTTCATATTCACATCTAGAACCGTATTTGTCAAAGCTCTTGGGTACAGAGAATCAATCCCACAATTGTCTACCCAATTGCATGATCATCCACTATTATTTTCATCCTAACATCAGTGATCAGTGACGTAGATGAAAAAAGAACATTCGAGGAAACTAAAATACCTCTTCAGGAGGATCGTAATATATTCCCTTAAACGGAATTTCTCTAGGAGCCTGAATTGAGAACTTGATCCAAGCTGGAATAGAGTCTTTAATGCCAGATGGAGTTTCCATACGAATCTGGATTTCACACACATACATCACAGAGAAGCTCAAGTGACTTGTAAGCATACCAACAACTTTATAAGATAACtcttgcatttaaaagaatgctgATGACTGAACACGTCAGCAACCACAAACGTCTCCATTACACAGTTAGAATATGCATTCTCTTTTTGTCAGAAGTGTGTCCCTTAGTTACCAACAATAATCATTTGGGATGAGAAAAAGAATTAGCTTTAATTCTTTGCCTTAATGTGTTTACCTAAGACATGAAgcaagatgaaaatcttaaatcATCATCTTCAAAAAGTGGGGTGCATACCCAATAAAGTATAGATTCATCAAAAGGAATATGGCGTGATTTTGAGATACATCTCAAAAAGCACAGCCAATAAAGTACAGATTCACAAAGAGTATGATGCAATTTTGAGATACATCTAAAACAACTACATGGGAAAGGAACTGAATTTGTGATTGAAGGAAATACTTGAAATGAAACAACATACAGAACAATTAAACTGAAGATAAGAGAGAGTCAAACGAATCGCAGAGTCTTACAAGATTACATCCACAAAGCTACGATAAATTGTGGAACACCActgtaatattttttactttgCAGCTCATAGATTAACTGATGAAGTTCATACGGTCATACATAGTACAACCAAGCAGTAAAAAAGGGGTGTCATTTCTGATACAGATTAAACAGTAAAAAAGGGCTCATTAGTCTAAAACATCCAGTCTAATTAGCGTTAAGCATAAAGAACCAAGACGCAATAAAAGTAAAATGACATCCTTTGGCTTTTCAGAGTTCCATTCAGAAAGCGATGCCATGATGAGCTTAAAGTTTTCTAGTAGCAGTACTTTTTATATCATCTCACCATGGAATGGTTCACAGATCACTACTTTAGCATATGAAGCATCATTACCTTCACTCGGGAACCATGAGGAATAGCCGGAGAACCATCTGCACCATTAGGCAAAAAGATCTCCCAGACACCAAATTCGTTCTGGTAAAAAGGAAAGTAGTAACAAGAAATTTGGTAAGCTGTTCTTGGATTACAACATAATTCTAGAGATTGAAAACACTGAAGGAAGGCATCTGTCACGAAATACAAGACAACCCAAGTAGTTCAAAACTCTTGATTTTAAAGGTTTACACTAGAATGGCCAGGAAAAGGGAGAAAATATATTGCAAGTGTAGTGGTGAAAGGGAATGATATTGTTGGGAAAGGGATAAAAAGGGAATTTTTTAGAGAGACATAGCTTGCACCTAGGGAAGGAGTGAAAAAATTATTCTATTAGGATATCTTTCTAGCTTCTGGGACCATTCTCTCTTGTAGGAATTTGGTCATTTATGTTGCAAAgtttattgatttgattgataaaaaATTTCCATTGTGTTCTTGTGTCATTGCAATAATCCTCTTTGATGTTTTATTTAGAAGTGAATCTTCGAGTTAGTATCAGCATCTAGTCACAAAATTCAGGGCCTTGAACATTTTAACGCAGTTTTGAAATCACCTCCAGCATTTAAAGAAGCTGACGAAAATATGATAACAAAcataataaaatgatatttgttaAGGAAAACAATACTCACACAAGACATAACACCAGCTTCTGGATTCCAGTTGTTGAAGTCTCCAATTAGTGTAGCAGACTGCACGCAGAAAGAAGAGTCCAAAGAATACTAGGCTCACAAGAAATCATCTCAATTTTCATTTGACACAGTGATGCTTCAAGTATTCCTCATCTCTGAAATGTGATTGCCATCTTATGGCGATGAAAATTAAACAGTtcgtgtttttatttttttatattgatgtTCTATAGCATTCAGGTCATAAACAGCTAACGTAGTCTTTATAGTTACAATATTTTCCGCACACTTgtatcacacatgtattttaaaaGTAATAAGAGAGGAGagatttgatataataaaaCTAAACAATGCAACTTATGACAGGAATCACTTCCCagttattcataaaaaaattatttgattgtgATGCTTATCAATGAAAATCTAGGCTAACAAATTGAATTCTTAGGTCAAATGACACTAATGTCACTTTAGAGTCGTTAATTTTGATTAACCGCAAAAGAAGATGACTGAACAGCTTAGAGAATCCATTTAATAGTATCGACGGCTTATGGAAAAAAAGCTTTTAATCATATGTTCATTAGTAGGTGGGTAACAGAAATAAGATCAGCCCATACATAGATGTATAAAAGAACTAACCTTAGCTCCAGGTGCCCACTCCCTGTAAGTGACACCAGTCTCACTGGCCatacaaaaaataaagagaTGAATTAACATCGAAATAACTCAATCACGATTAGAAAATTTCTCATCTGAGGATTCTGTAAGCAAACAACATCTACAACGTTCAAAGGGTTGATATACCTGCGAGTAAAACCAAATTTCTCATGACCACGTGAAAATTGTTCCAACCCACCCTCATACTTGTCAATTTCTTCCCTTTTTCTTTTATACTGCTCATATCTGTAAAGATATATTATGCAATATAAATACATAAACTATCAAAAGCAGTTCCGAGATCTACTCTTTGGCAACACTGTTTTTTGGCAGAGCAAAAAGAATAATCCTATTCCATGCCAGACTGATAGAACATCCACATTTAGGCATCAAATTACAGGATTTTACACATCAACATCGAACTTCGAAGATCTAGAATACAATCTCACCGATAGTCAAGATGTCCACGGTAATTTGTCAATGTTGAATCTATCTCATAAATATTCTGACCAAATCCAGGTGGAGGTACAACACGATTTCTGACCCTTCTGGATTCATCGCTTATCGTTTCATGTAATATAGTTGAGGGTTTTTCCACTTCTACCTGAGCATCTCCATCAAGAAGCGCCACAGACGTAGAAGCATTTCCTGTGATGGCTTCACCATGGCTTTGATCAAAAGCATGGCCTGAAGCATCAACATTTAATCCATCCAGTTCTGAACTTTCTACATCTCCACCACTTATTGATTCATATGATGCACTTGAGGTCGTTTCCACATCAGATGCAGAAACTTCCCCAGCAATAGCTTCACTCCCACTTTGCTCAATAATATCATTGTCTCGAGCATCAAATTTGGTACCATGTCCCATTTCTGAACTTTCTACATCACCTGACATCTACGAAAAAGAGCACGAGGAAAGGGCAATCAAGGGTACTGAATAATACATCTGCCTGATGTATTAGACTTCTCACACATAGTAAAGATCAAGGACTAAAGAGGTAAACCGACAGCGATATGAGAAACTTTAAGAATAAAGAATTAAAGCATAGACGTTGAGTACAAAAGGATGAGATTTAAACTTGATGACAGGAAAGGAAACAAAACTGGCAAGAGTGCACATTACTGgttaataaacaaaaatttgCCATTGATGTTTAAGAAAGATTCTAAATCCAGGTGCAGGGATACGCATAGCATAAGCCCATAATATAATCCAAGCAGATAAAAAGATTACAAGTTCTTCTAGAAGATGCAGCAGCGAGAATTTGGAGAACTTACAGTTTCAGATAACAATAGTTACTCATTATTACTTAGAAGTATTTAATCAATCGATCATTATATCCCCCCATGACCAAGAAGAAGCTTTTGTGACCTAAATGTATAATTCCTGGGTACATCAGTAAAGCTACAGTCTCCTACCATTAAAGTGGCCAATTTTTAACCGTAAAAGAGGACTTCCAGCAACTCTTTCTACTTTGCCTCTATgttgtgttttatttatttttcataaactttaaacttttACGCCATGTCTCTCTTTTTGGAATTTGTTAGCTGGATGGAGAGGAAGGGGTTGTGGTTTGCAGAAGGACGAGCTGACATGCCTGGGAATCATCTGAAGGTATCTCAGCAACCTCTAATTCCTCTGTCGAGAATAAGGTTTCTTCATTCTCAGTGCCTGGAACGAGGACCTTATCTGATGCAGTAGCTGTGGAGGATTGGAATAAGGAATCTGAAGACTTTCCAGCAAAAATTTTCCCTGCAACCAATCATAGTAGATATTTGTATCAACTAGACTGTAATCTTCAACGGAGGGAGGGGATTTTAAAACATATGATCTAGTTTACCCAAATAAACCTGTGTGGAAATATATTGGATCTCTGCGGCGATAATGCATTCGCActaagttgaaaaaaaaaacatattttcttaACGATTTATCTAATGGAGGTGCAATCTACACAACCGACAATTTTCGTCCATAACACACAAttcgtaaaaaaataaaaatctccgTCAcccaaatcaagaaaatgatcGAGAATCACGTCCAAAACACCACCAACTTCGCTTTTCTACAGATTCCTCGCCATACAACACATTCACTAACAAACACCCATACTCAGACGAAAACAAGAAGAGAAAATCAAATAAGAAAAAAAGACGTGAAGTTACATGAATGAGAGTGGCttttaaagacaaaattgacatgGGCATTTCTCCGAAGAGCAGACAGCCTCGATCCATTACACCCGACCTTCGGCACTGATAGCACAGTAGGCAACCACACTCCATACATCGCGAACACCATTTCCCCCCAACAATTCACCTTAATTTCCccttttcaacaaaaaaaataacaatcaagaaaaaaccgaaataccCACTGTCAAGAAAGTAATCAGCGCAGAGTTTTAGGTGCCAAGAAATCCGTGAAAATCGTCATCAGTAGATAACTCCAAGGAGAAGAAGTTACGTGATAATATGGGAGTCGTGTCAAGATCGGGTTCAGTGGGGTCTACTGTAATTCCCTGCATCgggaaaaaaaaggaaatatcTTGAAATTCTCGAGACTTTGCGGGTCTCTAACAGCTTTATATATTTGTCCCCTCCGATTCTTCACCTTCCTTTTATAATCTCTAATTGTACCGTTGTGTAAATTCCAATTATGGTAACAAAATAAACttccaaatttaaaatttaacaatgtACTTTTTccatgatttaataattattttagtgcCCGCTTCCAAACAGTACAAGGCCCATTTCATGGGCTTCATTTTCAATAATGGACCACTCTCTTGTTATTAAAGTTCATCATTTCCAAACAGCACTGGCGATTACGATATTTTCTTGCCGTTGAACTCAAATTCGTCGTCTTCGAAGCTAAACAAAATCTAGGGCACATTATTGTGCAGAGTGTGGAATTAAGCTTACCCGCGATTCTCTTTCTAATCACGGAATTCGGCTTGGGAATTCTCCGTAGAGAGGATAGCGAGTTTTGGTAAGGTTTCACTTAGATTTATCTTATCAAGTGTCTAATTTATGATTGTCATCTGTCCAATTTGTTGTTAGTTTTAACTTTTAGGTAGCACATCTAATCCAAATTGGAATATAGGTTCTAACTTTAAATTTTGGCGATTTTTCATAAAGTCTTTACGAGTTAATGAATTTTGAGCCTGCTGCATCATGGAACTTGATGGATATGAGGAAAGAGAGgtgaagataaaaaaataaaaaaaaaaattgatcgtGTGTATACGTGGCTTCGTCTGGTGGTTATTGTTCTAATCTTTTGTCTTGTTGCAGTTCAATAGGAATATTAACTGGGGATTCTCCTTCATCCCCCTATACTTATAATCCGGATAAGAGAAGCTAGAAGTTTCTTATGGCTGCAAAGGAGGAGAACAGCGGGCTATTTCCCATTTTTGTTTTGACGATGATAGCACTGCCCCTTGTTCCCTACACCGTATTTAACTTATATCACACATTCACAAAGAAGGCCAAAGATATTACTTGCCGCTGTTCAGTTTGCTTCCACTCTGGAAAGTATCGGAAATCCTTATTTAAACGTGTGAGTTATTTCTGAATATTATGTGAGAATCATAACTTGATGTGGCTTTGCTCTTTTATTTTGTATCTGTAGTTGTAATGTATACTCTGTTTTTGGTTGAATTTTCAGATTTCTAATTTCTCAACTTATAGTAACTTGACTATAGTGTTGCTATGGGTCCTGATGGCAATCTTGATATTCTATATCAATCAGATCAACACCGAGGTACTTTGCTGCTTCTGTTTCTTCGACATTTGGCTGTTAGCTAGTATGCCATATGCTCTGAATGTTATATGTTTATGGTTTGCTTATGTTCATATCTCTTGTGTAATCTATGAGTAGCGTTTATTCCAATTGTACTGTTGACATGATCTCCGCTTTTGTTCGATGGATCTATCACTTgggaaatattttatgtcattGTCGCCTTGTGGAGGCAGAATATATAGTGAAGTGCTATGATATGTGTTCTGACGAGAGTGTTAGCTATTTCCAAACACTAAACAATTAACATTTCAGTTTAtccaatatttttaattgtttaatttatcTGAAtggttatgtttttttttctcagATCCAAATTTTTGAGCCGTTCA
Proteins encoded:
- the LOC140959193 gene encoding 1,4-alpha-glucan-branching enzyme 2-2, chloroplastic/amyloplastic-like isoform X3, coding for MVFAMYGVWLPTVLSVPKVGCNGSRLSALRRNAHVNFVFKSHSHSWKIFAGKSSDSLFQSSTATASDKVLVPGTENEETLFSTEELEVAEIPSDDSQMSGDVESSEMGHGTKFDARDNDIIEQSGSEAIAGEVSASDVETTSSASYESISGGDVESSELDGLNVDASGHAFDQSHGEAITGNASTSVALLDGDAQVEVEKPSTILHETISDESRRVRNRVVPPPGFGQNIYEIDSTLTNYRGHLDYRYEQYKRKREEIDKYEGGLEQFSRGHEKFGFTRSETGVTYREWAPGAKSATLIGDFNNWNPEAGVMSCNEFGVWEIFLPNGADGSPAIPHGSRVKIRMETPSGIKDSIPAWIKFSIQAPREIPFKGIYYDPPEEEKFIFTHPRPKKPKSLRIYESHIGMSSKEPVINTYANFRDEVLPRIKRLGYNAVQIMAIQEHSYYASFGYHVTNFFAPSSRFGTPEDLKSLIDKAHELGLVVLMDIVHSHASNNTLDGLNMFDGTDTCYFHSGARGYHWMWDSRLFNYGHWEVLRFLLSNARWWLDEYKFDGFRFDGVTSMMYTHHGLQVTFTGNYNEYFGFSTDVDAMVYLMLVNDLIHALFPEAITIGEDVSGMPTVCIPVQDGGVGFDYRLHMAVADKWIEILKKRDEDWQMGDIVYSLTNRRWKEKCIVYAESHDQALVGDKTIAFWLMDKDMYDFMALDRPSTSLIDRGLALHKMIRLITMGLGGEGYLNFMGNEFGHPEWIDFPRGEQSLPDGRIIPGNNYSYDKCRRRFDLGDADFLRYHGLQEFDQAMQHVEEKYGFMTSEHQYISRKDEGDKIIVFERGDLVFVFNFHWNSSYSDYMVGCLKEGKYKVVLDTDDPLFGGYGRISHEAEHFTTERLYDGRPHSFLVYAPCRTAVVYALVDSGMETSVGCSTSDV
- the LOC140959193 gene encoding 1,4-alpha-glucan-branching enzyme 2-2, chloroplastic/amyloplastic-like isoform X9, with the protein product MSGDVESSEMGHGTKFDARDNDIIEQSGSEAIAGEVSASDVETTSSASYESISGGDVESSELDGLNVDASGHAFDQSHGEAITGNASTSVALLDGDAQVEVEKPSTILHETISDESRRVRNRVVPPPGFGQNIYEIDSTLTNYRGHLDYRYEQYKRKREEIDKYEGGLEQFSRGHEKFGFTRSETGVTYREWAPGAKSATLIGDFNNWNPEAGVMSCNEFGVWEIFLPNGADGSPAIPHGSRVKIRMETPSGIKDSIPAWIKFSIQAPREIPFKGIYYDPPEEEKFIFTHPRPKKPKSLRIYESHIGMSSKEPVINTYANFRDEVLPRIKRLGYNAVQIMAIQEHSYYASFGYHVTNFFAPSSRFGTPEDLKSLIDKAHELGLVVLMDIVHSHASNNTLDGLNMFDGTDTCYFHSGARGYHWMWDSRLFNYGHWEVLRFLLSNARWWLDEYKFDGFRFDGVTSMMYTHHGLQVTFTGNYNEYFGFSTDVDAMVYLMLVNDLIHALFPEAITIGEDVSGMPTVCIPVQDGGVGFDYRLHMAVADKWIEILKKRDEDWQMGDIVYSLTNRRWKEKCIVYAESHDQALVGDKTIAFWLMDKDMYDFMALDRPSTSLIDRGLALHKMIRLITMGLGGEGYLNFMGNEFGHPEWIDFPRGEQSLPDGRIIPGNNYSYDKCRRRFDLGDADFLRYHGLQEFDQAMQHVEEKYGFMTSEHQYISRKDEGDKIIVFERGDLVFVFNFHWNSSYSDYMVGCLKEGKYKVVLDTDDPLFGGYGRISHEAEHFTTERLYDGRPHSFLVYAPCRTAVVYALVDSGMETSVGCSTSDV
- the LOC140959193 gene encoding 1,4-alpha-glucan-branching enzyme 2-2, chloroplastic/amyloplastic-like isoform X8 — protein: MECGCLLCYQCRRSGVMDRGCLLFGEMPMSILSLKATLIHMSGDVESSEMGHGTKFDARDNDIIEQSGSEAIAGEVSASDVETTSSASYESISGGDVESSELDGLNVDASGHAFDQSHGEAITGNASTSVALLDGDAQVEVEKPSTILHETISDESRRVRNRVVPPPGFGQNIYEIDSTLTNYRGHLDYRYEQYKRKREEIDKYEGGLEQFSRGHEKFGFTRSETGVTYREWAPGAKSATLIGDFNNWNPEAGVMSCNEFGVWEIFLPNGADGSPAIPHGSRVKIRMETPSGIKDSIPAWIKFSIQAPREIPFKGIYYDPPEEEKFIFTHPRPKKPKSLRIYESHIGMSSKEPVINTYANFRDEVLPRIKRLGYNAVQIMAIQEHSYYASFGYHVTNFFAPSSRFGTPEDLKSLIDKAHELGLVVLMDIVHSHASNNTLDGLNMFDGTDTCYFHSGARGYHWMWDSRLFNYGHWEVLRFLLSNARWWLDEYKFDGFRFDGVTSMMYTHHGLQVTFTGNYNEYFGFSTDVDAMVYLMLVNDLIHALFPEAITIGEDVSGMPTVCIPVQDGGVGFDYRLHMAVADKWIEILKKRDEDWQMGDIVYSLTNRRWKEKCIVYAESHDQALVGDKTIAFWLMDKDMYDFMALDRPSTSLIDRGLALHKMIRLITMGLGGEGYLNFMGNEFGHPEWIDFPRGEQSLPDGRIIPGNNYSYDKCRRRFDLGDADFLRYHGLQEFDQAMQHVEEKYGFMTSEHQYISRKDEGDKIIVFERGDLVFVFNFHWNSSYSDYMVGCLKEGKYKVVLDTDDPLFGGYGRISHEAEHFTTERLYDGRPHSFLVYAPCRTAVVYALVDSGMETSVGCSTSDV
- the LOC140959193 gene encoding 1,4-alpha-glucan-branching enzyme 2-2, chloroplastic/amyloplastic-like isoform X7, giving the protein MRMHYRRRDPIYFHTGKIFAGKSSDSLFQSSTATASDKVLVPGTENEETLFSTEELEVAEIPSDDSQMSGDVESSEMGHGTKFDARDNDIIEQSGSEAIAGEVSASDVETTSSASYESISGGDVESSELDGLNVDASGHAFDQSHGEAITGNASTSVALLDGDAQVEVEKPSTILHETISDESRRVRNRVVPPPGFGQNIYEIDSTLTNYRGHLDYRYEQYKRKREEIDKYEGGLEQFSRGHEKFGFTRSETGVTYREWAPGAKSATLIGDFNNWNPEAGVMSCNEFGVWEIFLPNGADGSPAIPHGSRVKIRMETPSGIKDSIPAWIKFSIQAPREIPFKGIYYDPPEEEKFIFTHPRPKKPKSLRIYESHIGMSSKEPVINTYANFRDEVLPRIKRLGYNAVQIMAIQEHSYYASFGYHVTNFFAPSSRFGTPEDLKSLIDKAHELGLVVLMDIVHSHASNNTLDGLNMFDGTDTCYFHSGARGYHWMWDSRLFNYGHWEVLRFLLSNARWWLDEYKFDGFRFDGVTSMMYTHHGLQVTFTGNYNEYFGFSTDVDAMVYLMLVNDLIHALFPEAITIGEDVSGMPTVCIPVQDGGVGFDYRLHMAVADKWIEILKKRDEDWQMGDIVYSLTNRRWKEKCIVYAESHDQALVGDKTIAFWLMDKDMYDFMALDRPSTSLIDRGLALHKMIRLITMGLGGEGYLNFMGNEFGHPEWIDFPRGEQSLPDGRIIPGNNYSYDKCRRRFDLGDADFLRYHGLQEFDQAMQHVEEKYGFMTSEHQYISRKDEGDKIIVFERGDLVFVFNFHWNSSYSDYMVGCLKEGKYKVVLDTDDPLFGGYGRISHEAEHFTTERLYDGRPHSFLVYAPCRTAVVYALVDSGMETSVGCSTSDV